Proteins encoded together in one Impatiens glandulifera chromosome 1, dImpGla2.1, whole genome shotgun sequence window:
- the LOC124910975 gene encoding uncharacterized protein LOC124910975, translating to MSYLYHSPDTQFDFDESDNVWINPTSSDQAKKSTPPSSTTRRLAIKKPFPRKTSTSDTAGRSLPVNIPARDWGKTKKTAEENFDDDDELDEGIMGLAPHEYLARTRVASLSVHEGIGRTLKGRDLSRVRDAIWKQTGFED from the coding sequence ATGAGTTATCTCTACCATTCTCCCGACACCCAATTCGATTTTGACGAATCCGATAATGTCTGGATTAATCCGACATCATCGGATCAGGCCAAGAAATCGACTCCACCCTCATCAACTACTCGTCGTCTGGCGATCAAGAAACCATTTCCAAGGAAGACTTCGACGTCGGATACTGCAGGAAGATCTTTGCCGGTGAACATTCCGGCGAGAGACTGGGGAAAGACGAAGAAAACGGCAGAAGAAAACTTCGACGATGACGATGAATTAGATGAAGGGATCATGGGTCTTGCTCCTCACGAATACTTGGCGAGAACGAGAGTGGCGTCTTTGTCCGTTCACGAAGGAATCGGAAGGACTCTCAAAGGAAGAGATTTGAGTAGGGTTAGAGATGCCATTTGGAAACAGACTGGTTTTGAAGATTAA